atatatatatatatatatatatatatatatatatatatataaatttatatatatatacaaagatagatagatagatagataaaactaaTGACAAATAGTTTTAAGGAAACGAACAGCAAAATCGCCTCCTTGTTGTTCCAACAGCGCCACCAACTTGAAAAATGATGAAAAGATAAGGGAATAAAAAGCCCCTAATACACCTCCCGCCATGAGCTTTATCCTGCCTACCTAATTGGCTAGAGATACACGCAAGCTTCGCTCTTCTGCCGCTGGATGGCAGCAGCTTAGTATGCAAATGGCGACCTGAGGAAGTTTTTATGGCTCCAGCTATTTCTCGCACCATAAGGAGATGACTGCAGCTTCTACCAGCTATTACTTGATTCAGGGGATGCGATGGTCTTTTGTTTTACTTCTTTTTAAGCCATGAATGTCTGGATTAATATTTCGTATGCGAAGAATTTGCGTTGTTtacaaaaactttttattttattttttagaagtgGCATAAGCTTGCGTAGAGGGTAATCATCAAAACTTTGCCTTAGGCTTCAGTAAAAGGACGAACAAATAAAGAGAACAACATTTTAAACAAACGAAAAGAGGGAGATGAAGAGAGATTCTGACACTGAGCGAATTCTTGAGTGAAAAGACAGGACATGAAATCGCCTTTTTGGAAAAGGCTGAGAGATAAGAGAATAATGGATTCTGCATCTTAAAGAATAGATGAATTAACGAATATTTTGTTGTTGTAGATTGACCTGAACCTAAGCCAGCACTGGCTCTTGCTCAGAGAGCAGCCTATAAAATAAGTGAGAGCTTTTTTAAAGTGATATTGACGAGAGAGAAAGCTGAACTTTCTCTTCAGAAAGTTGACTTAACATCTGGATTTACATGAGTTTGATAAATTATAGAAATGGAAGATTGGTATAGAATGGACTAAAATTATATGTACAGATGATATCAAAATTGACGgcgaattttcctttttttttttttttttttagttcttgttGTTATTGATTAAATCCAAACTCGCAAATAGTGAATCGCTTCTCTGTTCTTCAGGATAACTTGATCCAACAATGAAGGGCAAAGTTTTCCATAATAAATTACTCCAGAAGATTTTATATTCATGCCTGTGGTTTTTAAAGATTTCATGATATTCTGGCAAAGGTTTAacgcataatcacacacacacaaacacacacacacaaacacacacacacacacacaaacaatccaCAGAAAAAAATTGCACCTGAAAACATAACGGTTGAAGAGAAGCCTGTTGctcaccttttttttatttcattataacctAAATGCTTGttctaatttattacaattattacttgctaagctacaaccctatttggaaaagcaggatgctataagcccaagggctctaacagggaaaaatagcccggtggggagaggaaataaataaactacgagagaagtaatgaatagttaaaaattaataagcctaataacagtaaaagcaatgaaatagatctatcatatataaactataaaaactttaaaaaaccagaggaggaaaaataagatagaatagtatgcccgagtgtaccctcaagcaagagaactctaaccaaagacagtggaagaccatggtacagaggctatggcactatccatgaataaagaacaatggtttgatttaggagtgtccttctcctaaaggagcttcttaccatagctgaagagtctattttaccctttcaaagaggaaagtagccactgaacaattacaatctagtagttaaccgcttgaacaaagaaaaaatttttggtaatctcagtattgtccgATGTATGGGATCAGAGGAGAATGTGTTTAGGATACAGCACAGTATTCCGTGTATGTATAAGCAAtgggaaatgagccgtaatcagagagatgggtccaatgtagtactgtctggccagtatctcaacggatggctggtgccctagcacacctactacctactatatcgTGTGATCCTTGTGATAgtaaagcatatatgtatatgtatatgtacaggtatatatatttatgtatatatatatatatatatatatatatatatatatatatatatatatatatatatatatatatatatatatgtgtatataactatatatatatatatatatatataaatacatatatttacatataaatacacataatatgtatatatatatatatatatatatatatatatagatatatatatatatatatatatatatatatatatatatatatatatatatatatatatataattgcatgcaGAGGTTTCACTTCTGCCAAAGGGAACTAAAAACAAATATTgtcataagataaaatatttgttttaaataaacttaCAATAGGGTAATTGATAAAAACAAtgttataagaaataaataaatagaaataaataataaaaaactacaTCCAAATAAAAATGAAGTAGATTATGAAATCAATGCCGCGATATATGATGCTGGGAGCCGAACAACCTCCAAATCTATCTATTGATGGGATGATTTAATAGTGTTGCCAACCCTACAGGCAGTCATGTCCCTACAACAGTAGCAAAAAGTCCCTACGTGTCCCTACTCCTGCAGCAAATGTCCCTCTGTGGGATTCAATGTTCAATGTCTCGACAGTGGTATGAAATCTTTAAGCAATTGTGTTATgatcataaatttcttttttttattaggaagTCCAATGGCCTGCAAACTATATACTAGGTTATGTACTACAATAAAATGAAAACATGGGTATTACACaaaatttattttcttgataaacAAAAATTCATATCCATAGAATCATACTGAAAAATATAGCTTGATGTAAGCTGGTAGACTTACAATAACCTatactaaatgaaaataatttcccttttttatttcaaattcaaattaataattcaaaatatttttgttgctTTACATGTATGCAATGGTTAACTACTCTCAGACTGTTTGaaatcatacatttgtacattatgaaAACTGAGGTAATCTTCATTAATGCCCTTGGCTAGATATAAACAATTTTCACCTTTGGATTTCAAGTTTGAATTGATAAATAATATGGAGTCTAACAGTTCAGgtcccatcttatttctcttttttgttttagCATCACCCATCATCGAAAATATTCGTTCTGTTTCAGCATTCGAGTGAGGCAATGTTAAAACAAGTTTAGCCAGATATGCCAAATTCTTGAAAACAAATTCATCTGAATAATTCTTTAATTGAGAGAGATACACCCAAAAttcttcattgtttttcttttttagcatTTCACACTCATCTGAATTGAAATATATAGGCAAATCATTCCACTCTTTTTGAATTTCATTAACAGAGCCTACAAGATGCTCATACTTTTTGGCTAGAGTCTCCAAATTTGGCAATTTTTTCCTGACCTCGATATCTAATGCTACCTTGGAGATTACAAATTTCATTTCTGAGTACAGAGAATCAAAGAGAGGTAACCGTTTCACAAGTTCCATGAATGCTGTTTGATAAAAGGAAAGGCACCTTTGTCTGAAATGCTTGTTACCTTCCAAATTCTTAGTAGTAGCAAGTAGTGCCTCACATTCGTATCCTAACTCTATTTGACTAAGCGGAATAAGCTGTGCTTCATTATTAGGATCAATTCTGGACAAATCGGATAGATATTGGGGTTTGATAAAGTTCTTACAAATAAGTCTTGTCATTCTTAAGCTCTCATCTTGTAGGATACCAATCAAATTGTTTTTACTTTGAAAAAGAACATTTAGTTGATTAAAATATCCAAGCACATACTTAAAAAATGTCAGGTAAGCTTTTGTATATGGATTGTTAAATTCTTTCATTATAAGTTCTGCTGAAATAACCTTATCTTCTATCTGGGCCTGAAAGAATAAGAGCTTTAAAACTTCCCACTGATTCAGTATTCGTTCAATGCAGTGCTGCATTGCAAGCCATCTTGTATCAGAAAGTCTAAGCATCTTATGTCTTTCGGCAGCAAGATATTCCTGCAATTCTGCTAGCTCTGCCTGCCTTTTTGAGCTGTGACTAAAATATGAAGCAATatttcgaacgaaatcttcaatatttCTCGGCAAATTACTTGTTGCTTTGCTAGCCACTATATGGAGCGAATGACATATACATTTTAAAGTAAAGAAGCTTTCATCTGCATCTCTTTGCAATTTGGTCATAAGAGAGTTGTTTTTTCCTACTAATACACTTGCATTGTCTGCTGCCATGGCGATTATGTTGGTCAAGGGAATACTTTTCTCTACAAAACATGATTTTACTACTTTACTAAGAGTCTCGGCATCACTATTTCTGGCATCGTGTGAAATTGCTTCTAACAGCTGTGTGACAACTCGACCTTTACCCTCATCATCAAAATATCTAACTAGCACTGCAATAATCTTTACTTTGGATATATCTGTACCTTCATCTACTAAAATGGAGAACTTTTTCTCTTTTAGAGTCTCAATCAATTTTTTCTTGTTAGCTTTTgcaataacatttttaataatgtAAGAGCATTTTGTTCTGTGCAAAGAAACACCTTGGATGACATCACAGTTAGGTATACCAATTTTTAAAGCATCAATTAAGTGATCAATAGTGTTCATAGATATGTTGTGTTCAGCAAATACCCCACTTAGTATTATTTCTAGCTTCTTGATATCATCCTGTGTACTTCCAGTTCCTTTACTAGATTTACCTCTCTGAAAAAATGAACCTGCAGATGGTTGATGTGCAATTACTTTAACTGATCTCTTGTGCGATTCCCTGTTACTGTGTTTTACCAACTCACTGTGTCCTGCTACAAGTTTACTATTGCACGCTTTGCAGAGGGCATGAAAAGGGTCATCCTTGACTTCAGTTAACCATCCACGAAATTCATCTTTCTGAAACCAGAGCCATATAGAATCATGGATAATATAATGTAAACTCGATATTGGCTTTTTATACAAGGAAAATAGAGCTATTTCTCATTTATATGTCAGCGGCACGAACAATTCTATATTCCTACAAAATACAGAAAGAAAAAgagtaaatgaaaaatttaattaaatgagTAAGACTTTGTTTAATTCCTTCACAAACTATGGGCTTATCACGGGTGAGTGGGGGGTGTCTTCAAATatcgtctgtgtgtgtgtctatttccaAAAGGAAAGTAAACTGAATTCGGTTACTGTGCCCCTCCCCATGAAAACAATTAATGCCTAGTGCAAATAGCCTAGTAACAGAAATCAATAGATCTTTGTAAGTTAGGCCTAACCAAAGAGCCTACGTATACCTACCTGCCCTAATTTATGCCTAGTTTATCATGCTTCTTGTATGATCATAAATGAATGGACTATTGCCACACCATGTGACCATTCATTGCTCCCTTACGAAACTCCAATAGGCCTATTCGAAATCATCTCGATGACTCGATCTAACCTATCATACAGTCTCACCTagccattttaatgttttgttgAATTGTAAATAACAAATTGTCTTTCATAACCATACCTGTAACCATTCTTGTCTAAATCGCTGCTTTCTAGGAGGGGATTTTTCATTTTTCGGGAGTTCTCCTCTCCTCTGTTTTACTTTCTTCGGTGTGCTCGGTCCAGCCTTATCCATGATCTAAGAGTATTCAGTCAGTCAATTAGTCATAAGCTAGAAAACCGTCTTCACAAAAACCTTGTGCAGGTCTTACATGAGCGTACTAGCCCCACCACACTGTCAGTGACACATCCAGACTACATACTACCTGGTAACGGTTATTATTTACAGGTGCAAGACATGTTCATTCTGAACGTTTGCAGTATCGGAAAATGAGATTTAAAAAAGT
This Palaemon carinicauda isolate YSFRI2023 chromosome 25, ASM3689809v2, whole genome shotgun sequence DNA region includes the following protein-coding sequences:
- the LOC137619165 gene encoding general transcription factor II-I repeat domain-containing protein 2-like; the encoded protein is MDKAGPSTPKKVKQRRGELPKNEKSPPRKQRFRQEWLQKDEFRGWLTEVKDDPFHALCKACNSKLVAGHSELVKHSNRESHKRSVKVIAHQPSAGSFFQRGKSSKGTGSTQDDIKKLEIILSGVFAEHNISMNTIDHLIDALKIGIPNCDVIQGVSLHRTKCSYIIKNVIAKANKKKLIETLKEKKFSILVDEGTDISKVKIIAVLVRYFDDEGKGRVVTQLLEAISHDARNSDAETLSKVVKSCFVEKSIPLTNIIAMAADNASVLVGKNNSLMTKLQRDADESFFTLKCICHSLHIVASKATSNLPRNIEDFVRNIASYFSHSSKRQAELAELQEYLAAERHKMLRLSDTRWLAMQHCIERILNQWEVLKLLFFQAQIEDKVISAELIMKEFNNPYTKAYLTFFKYVLGYFNQLNVLFQSKNNLIGILQDESLRMTRLICKNFIKPQYLSDLSRIDPNNEAQLIPLSQIELGYECEALLATTKNLEGNKHFRQRCLSFYQTAFMELVKRLPLFDSLYSEMKFVISKVALDIEVRKKLPNLETLAKKYEHLVGSVNEIQKEWNDLPIYFNSDECEMLKKKNNEEFWVYLSQLKNYSDEFVFKNLAYLAKLVLTLPHSNAETERIFSMMGDAKTKKRNKMGPELLDSILFINSNLKSKGENCLYLAKGINEDYLSFHNVQMYDFKQSESS